The following nucleotide sequence is from Kaistia defluvii.
CACCTGCGTGGCGAACGGCGCCATCGCCGGCCTCGCCGTCGCAAAGGCGGTCGGCGCGCGCTGGGTTCGCGTCAACCAGTGGGTCAATGCCTATGTCGCCAATGAGGGCTTCCTCAACGGCCCGGCGGCCGAGGCGCTGCGCTACCGCGCCCAGATCGGCGCCAAGGACGTCTCCATCTTCGCCGACGTGCATGTGAAGTTCGGCGCGCACGCCATCACCGCCGATCGCTCGATCACCGAGCAGGCGACCGATGCCGAATGGTTCGACGCCGACGTGCTGATCGCGACCGGCACGCGTACGGGCTCGCCGACCCAGCCCGAAGAAGTCGGCGAAGTCCGCGCCGGCACCAACCTGCCCGTGATCGTCGGCTCCGGCCTTTCGCCCGAACAGGTGCCTTCGCTGATGGCCGTCGCCGACGGCGCGATCGTCGGCCAGTGGCTCAAGGTCGACTCGCGCTGGTGGAACCCGGTCGATCCGGGGCGCGTCGAGCGGCTGATGAACGCGGTCGAAAAGGCACGCACATGACCAGCCTCACCGGAGATACGGACGTCTTCTCCACGGCCTCTTTCGGCGCGTCGCCGAAGGCTTCGGTGATGTTCGTCGCCACGCGGCAGGATGACCTGCCCGGCATCTATGGCGAGGCGCATCGCCGCGCCATTCTCGCCGTTCTCGATGAACTCGCCGCCGAAGGATGGACGCTGTCGCTGCGCCGGGTTTTCGATCCGGAAGCTCCGAACGCACCACGCGCACTGGCAACGGGCTTCACCCACTCGCACGACATCGCCGGCGTCTTCGAGGCGCCCGATCTCGAAAGCGCGCTTGCCGGAACGGTTCGGCTGGAAAAAGCCGGCTGGGCCCGCGCGTTCCGCACGGAGTGGCTAATGGGGGTAAAAGAGTTCGCGCCCGTTATGGGCAAGGGCGCGCTCACCGACCATGGCTGGTCGTTCCTCGCCTTATGGGAGTGGAACGACCAATGGTGCGAGGCGACGCCAGCCGAGCGGACCGAATACGACTTCGAGTGCGATATCGCCTTCAAGGGCGATCTGGCCCTCGGCGTCAACATCGCCGGCCGCCACCGCCTGGACTGGTCGCATGGCTGGCACCATCTCGGCGCCTGGGAGATCGACGGCCCCGATACGGCCGATGCCGCCATTCGCGGCCATGAAGAAGTAGCCGATTTCAAGTTCACCACATCGCGTCACATCGTGGGCCGGCTCGAGCCGCTCGCGGAGCTCATTGCGCCGAGGCACGCCTGACATGACTCAATCCGTCTGGATCCACTATTCCCGCCCGCGCCCGCACTGGTACCTCCTCGACGAGGCGCAGAAGCTTACCCTGACCGAGGCCTGGCAGGCCGTTCGCGACAAGGCCAGCGCCGGCGGCGCCCAGTATAATGGCCGCTTCCACATCCGCGGCCAGCACGACTTCCAGGAAGTCGAGATCTGGAAGTTCGCCTCGACGACCGAAGCATTCGAGCATTGGCAGGCGCTATGCGCCGCCCGCTACAACGAGTTCTTCGCGTTCTCCAACAATATCGGCCTGGAAACGGGCACATGAGCGAGCCGCTGCTCGAGGCGACAGGCATCCGGCGCACATTCGGCCATGTGCAGGCGCTGAAAGGCGCCGACTTCCGGGTCATGCCAGGCGAGATTGTCGCCCTGATCGGCGACAATGGCGCGGGCAAATCAACCCTGGTCAAGATCCTGTCGGGCGCGGACCGCCCGACCGGGGGCACGTTGCGGGTCGAGGGACGGGAGGTCAGCTTCACCTCTCCGCTCGATGCCCAGGATTGCGGCATCGCAACCGTCTATCAGGATCTGGCGCTCGCGCCGGATCTGACGCCTGCCGACAATCTGTTTCTCGGACGCGAATTGGTGCGCAAGGACTGGCTCGGTAGGTTCGGCTTCCTCGACCGACGCGAGATGCAGCGTCAGGCGATCGAGCAATTCGCCAAGCTCGGCGTGCAGTTGCGGTCGCAGCGCGTCTCGATCGCATCGCTTTCGGGCGGCCAGCGCCAGTCCGTCGCCATCGCCCGCGCCGCGATGTGGGCAAGCAAGCTGGTCATCCTCGATGAACCGACGGCAGCGCTTGGCGTCGTCCAGACGGCGCGCGTGCTGGATCTCTGCAAGCGCGTCCGCGACGCCGGCACCTCGGTGATTTTGATCAGCCACAACATGCCCCAGGTCCTCGAAGTGGCGGATCGCATCCAGGTCCTGCGCCTCGGTCAGACCGTCGCCGATCTGAAGGCCTCGGAGACCAGCGTCAACGACCTGGTCCGCGAAATGACCAGCGGACAAGCCAAGGAGATGGCAGCATGAGCAACGACCTTGCCATTGCACCCGTCGAGACCACCGAAGAGCGTTTGCTGCGCCTCGTCGCCAGCGGCTGGATTTTTCTCCTGCTCGTCGCGCTGATCACGATCTTCTTGGTGCTGCGTCCGGCCCAGTTCGGCTCGGGCTACAAC
It contains:
- a CDS encoding BtpA/SgcQ family protein — translated: MSPPIVMPAKPSALKAHFSKSKPIIGVVHLRSLPGAPRYEGEPMREIIAAAIRDVHTLVDGGIDGIMIENASDMPFSRPEHIGFETVAALSAICQEVRNAVSNPIGITCVANGAIAGLAVAKAVGARWVRVNQWVNAYVANEGFLNGPAAEALRYRAQIGAKDVSIFADVHVKFGAHAITADRSITEQATDAEWFDADVLIATGTRTGSPTQPEEVGEVRAGTNLPVIVGSGLSPEQVPSLMAVADGAIVGQWLKVDSRWWNPVDPGRVERLMNAVEKART
- a CDS encoding ATP-binding cassette domain-containing protein is translated as MSEPLLEATGIRRTFGHVQALKGADFRVMPGEIVALIGDNGAGKSTLVKILSGADRPTGGTLRVEGREVSFTSPLDAQDCGIATVYQDLALAPDLTPADNLFLGRELVRKDWLGRFGFLDRREMQRQAIEQFAKLGVQLRSQRVSIASLSGGQRQSVAIARAAMWASKLVILDEPTAALGVVQTARVLDLCKRVRDAGTSVILISHNMPQVLEVADRIQVLRLGQTVADLKASETSVNDLVREMTSGQAKEMAA